The following coding sequences lie in one Dunckerocampus dactyliophorus isolate RoL2022-P2 chromosome 4, RoL_Ddac_1.1, whole genome shotgun sequence genomic window:
- the LOC129179514 gene encoding immediate early response 3-interacting protein 1, with the protein MAFTLYSLIQAAILCVNAVAVLHEERFLSKIGWGVDQSVGGFGDEPGIKVQLMNLIRSVRTVMRVPLIAVNAVCIILLLLFG; encoded by the exons ATGGCTTTTACTCTGTACTCCCTCATTCAAGCAGCGATTTTGTGCGTGAACGCCGTGGCTGTTTTACACGAAGAAAGATTTTTGAGTAAAA TTGGCTGGGGAGTGGACCAGAGTGTGGGAGGATTTGGTGATGAACCAGGCATCAAAGTGCAGCTGATGAACCTGATTCGCTCTGTAAGGACCGTAATGAGAG TTCCTTTGATCGCAGTGAATGCTGTCTGCAtcattttgctgctgctgtttggaTGA
- the si:ch211-12e13.1 gene encoding uncharacterized protein si:ch211-12e13.1 isoform X1 — translation MRYLHSYCIASLSVCSVYVVYAYIYRSHKLLKTNALSYDRLPSVAYLFLKCLSNALTRRKGSLYKKSRKRNGEVVYAVHNCRVDVKLLRSFCSATGYGWDYPDSQYRDIPLCFPQEMCYKLLLLAIADDNFLLSPLGLLCVRQSIKSHQPVDELKKGPFVLRVQVLVYRLVDAGVEVDVRLSAFSRCESVVWESIITLLSKNEPQQANKCVAKKENEGEKNEVVLTNAKQVELSVPLSTGPPCPWSFFDHWLLFLPAGLLGLKLRPVSSVWMLSVCLAEIEKRDGVGVVTSPVNIVAQFQDPLLAPSKVKLLFWKCPTQDLAFQMQQHSSGSKCHLQGMISRT, via the exons ATGAGATATTTGCATTCTTATTGTATTGCTTCTCTCTCCGTGTGTTCTGTGTATGTGGTGTACGCGTACATCTACCGTTCTCATAAGTTACTGAAAACAAATGCACTCAGCTACGACAGACTTCCGAGTGTTGCgtatctttttctgaaatgtctgAGTAACGCTCTTACTCGGAGAAAAGGCAGTTTGtacaaaaagagtaggaagaggAACGGCGAGGTGGTGTATGCCGTCCATAACTGCAG GGTGGACGTGAAGCTGTTGAGGAGCTTCTGCAGTGCCACAGGTTATGGTTGGGATTACCCAGACAGTCAATACAGAGACATCCCCCTCTGCTTCCCTCAGGAGATGTGCtacaagctgctgctgctggccaTTGCTGATGACAACTTCCTGTTGAGTCCCCTTG GTCTGTTGTGTGTGCGTCAGAGCATTAAAAGCCATCAACCAGTGGATGAGCTGAAGAAAGGTCCCTTTGTGCTCCGAGTTCAAGTCCTGGTGTACAGACTTGTTGATGCGGGCGTGGAGGTGGACGTGCGTCTGTCAGCTTTTTCACGATGTGAGAGTGTTGTATGGGAGAGCATCATTACACTGCTGTCCAAAAACGAGCCCCAACAAGCCAACAAATGTGTAGCCAAGAAAGAAAATGAGG GTGAAAAGAATGAAGTGGTGCTGACAAATGCGAAGCAAGTGGAGCTGAGCGTTCCCCTGAGCACTGGGCCACCATGTCCCTGGTCCTTCTTTGACCACTGGCTCCTCTTTCTGCCAGCCGGCCTGCTAGGCTTGAAGTTGCGTCCCGTTTCCAGCGTGTGGATGTTGTCTGTCTGCCTGGCTGAAATAGAGAAGCGTGATG GGGTCGGAGTCGTCACATCTCCAGTGAACATCGTGGCCCAGTTTCAGGACCCTTTGTTGGCACCAAGCAAAGTGAAACTTTTATTTTGGAAGTGTCCTACACAAGATCTCGCCTTTCAAATGCAGCAACACAGCAGCGGCAGCAAGTGTCACTTACAGGGAATGATATCGCGGACTTAA
- the si:ch211-12e13.1 gene encoding uncharacterized protein si:ch211-12e13.1 isoform X2, with product MCYKLLLLAIADDNFLLSPLGLLCVRQSIKSHQPVDELKKGPFVLRVQVLVYRLVDAGVEVDVRLSAFSRCESVVWESIITLLSKNEPQQANKCVAKKENEGEKNEVVLTNAKQVELSVPLSTGPPCPWSFFDHWLLFLPAGLLGLKLRPVSSVWMLSVCLAEIEKRDGVGVVTSPVNIVAQFQDPLLAPSKVKLLFWKCPTQDLAFQMQQHSSGSKCHLQGMISRT from the exons ATGTGCtacaagctgctgctgctggccaTTGCTGATGACAACTTCCTGTTGAGTCCCCTTG GTCTGTTGTGTGTGCGTCAGAGCATTAAAAGCCATCAACCAGTGGATGAGCTGAAGAAAGGTCCCTTTGTGCTCCGAGTTCAAGTCCTGGTGTACAGACTTGTTGATGCGGGCGTGGAGGTGGACGTGCGTCTGTCAGCTTTTTCACGATGTGAGAGTGTTGTATGGGAGAGCATCATTACACTGCTGTCCAAAAACGAGCCCCAACAAGCCAACAAATGTGTAGCCAAGAAAGAAAATGAGG GTGAAAAGAATGAAGTGGTGCTGACAAATGCGAAGCAAGTGGAGCTGAGCGTTCCCCTGAGCACTGGGCCACCATGTCCCTGGTCCTTCTTTGACCACTGGCTCCTCTTTCTGCCAGCCGGCCTGCTAGGCTTGAAGTTGCGTCCCGTTTCCAGCGTGTGGATGTTGTCTGTCTGCCTGGCTGAAATAGAGAAGCGTGATG GGGTCGGAGTCGTCACATCTCCAGTGAACATCGTGGCCCAGTTTCAGGACCCTTTGTTGGCACCAAGCAAAGTGAAACTTTTATTTTGGAAGTGTCCTACACAAGATCTCGCCTTTCAAATGCAGCAACACAGCAGCGGCAGCAAGTGTCACTTACAGGGAATGATATCGCGGACTTAA